In Phyllostomus discolor isolate MPI-MPIP mPhyDis1 chromosome 2, mPhyDis1.pri.v3, whole genome shotgun sequence, the following are encoded in one genomic region:
- the DNAL4 gene encoding dynein light chain 4, axonemal, with amino-acid sequence MGEVEGKKDEADYKRLQTFPLVRHSDMPEEMRVETMELCVTACEKFSNNNESAAKMIKETMDKKFGSSWHVVIGEGFGFEITHEVKNLLYLYFGGTLAVCVWKCS; translated from the exons ATGGGCgaggtggaggggaagaaggaCGAGGCTGACTATAAGCGACTGCAGACCTTCCCTCTGGTCAGG CACTCGGACATGCCGGAGGAGATGCGGGTGGAGACCATGGAGCTGTGTGTCACGGCCTGTGAGAAATTCTCCAACAACAACGAG AGCGCCGCCAAGATGATCAAGGAGACCATGGACAAGAAGTTCGGCTCCTCCTGGCACGTGGTGATCGGCGAAGGCTTCGGCTTCGAGATCACGCACGAGGTGAAGAACCTCCTCTACCTGTACTTCGGGGGCACCCTGGCCGTGTGCGTCTGGAAGTGCTCCTga